A DNA window from Mastomys coucha isolate ucsf_1 unplaced genomic scaffold, UCSF_Mcou_1 pScaffold21, whole genome shotgun sequence contains the following coding sequences:
- the Zbtb45 gene encoding zinc finger and BTB domain-containing protein 45, translating into MAATEAVHHIHLQNFSRSLLETLNGQRLGGHFCDVTVRIREASLRAHRCVLAAGSPFFQDKLLLGHSEIRVPPVVPAQTVRQLVEFLYSGSLVVAQGEALQVLTAASVLRIQTVIDECTQIIARARVPNTPAPAPLPPPVPPPLAPAQLRHRLRHLLAARPPGHPNAAHSRKQRQPARLQLPAPPAPIKAEGPDAEPALTVAPEDRGEEDDDEETDEETDAEEGEGGSGGGGGPGEGQALPAFPDCAGGFLTAAADSAREDPPASTGITDYGGAGRDFLRGTGVTEDVFPDSYVSAWHEEGSGGPEGCPVETSAPPDCALTGPRPTGVKTPGPPVALFPFHLGAPGPPAPTPSTPSGPAPAPLTTFYPTLQPDAAPSAQLGETQAVPTAPAAQATAISGTPVRASSAPGAEQPAYECSHCRKTFSSRKNYTKHMFIHSGEKPHQCAVCWRSFSLRDYLLKHMVTHTGVRAFQCAVCAKRFTQKSSLNVHMRTHRPERAPCPACGKVFSHRALLERHLAAHPAP; encoded by the exons ATGGCAGCCACAGAGGCAGTGCACCACATCCACCTTCAGAACTTTTCGCGCTCGCTACTGGAGACCCTCAATGGGCAGAGGCTAGGCGGTCACTTCTGTGATGTGACTGTGCGCATCCGAGAGGCATCTCTGCGCGCTCACCGCTGTGTGCTGGCCGCGGGCTCACCCTTCTTTCAGGATAAGCTGCTGCTTGGCCACTCAGAGATTCGTGTGCCACCAGTGGTGCCTGCGCAGACAGTGCGCCAGCTGGTCGAGTTCCTGTACAGTGGCTCGTTGGTGGTGGCGCAGGGTGAGGCGCTGCAGGTACTCACTGCAGCATCAGTGCTTCGCATCCAGACGGTCATTGATGAGTGCACACAGATCATCGCTCGTGCTCGTGTCCCCAACACCCCAGCGCCTGCACCTCTGCCACCACCCGTGCCCCCTCCACTAGCACCTGCGCAGCTGCGCCACCGTCTGCGCCACTTGCTGGCCGCCCGCCCTCCAGGTCATCCCAACGCCGCGCACAGCCGAAAGCAGCGCCAGCCTGCGCGTCTTCAGCTACCTGCACCCCCAGCACCAATCAAGGCCGAGGGGCCTGATGCCGAGCCGGCGCTGACTGTGGCGCCTGAAGACAGAGGTGAAGAGGATGACGATGAGGAAACGGATGAAGAAACCGACGCTGAAGAAGGTGAAGGTGGcagcggtggcggtggcggcccGGGTGAGGGCCAGGCTCTCCCTGCCTTCCCCGACTGTGCAGGGGGCTTCCTTACCGCTGCAGCTGACAGTGCGCGAGAGGATCCGCCTGCATCCACTGGCATCACTGATTATGGTGGTGCCGGGAGAGATTTCCTTCGGGGGACTGGGGTCACTGAAGATGTGTTCCCAGATAGTTATGTGTCCGCTTGGCATGAGGAAGGTAGCGGAGGTCCAGAAGGTTGTCCGGTGGAAACGTCTGCTCCACCCGACTGTGCCCTGACTGGGCCTCGCCCAACTGGTGTGAAGACCCCTGGTCCCCCCGTGGCTCTCTTTCCCTTTCACTTGGGTGCTCCCGGTCCCCCAGCGCCAACACCTTCTACTCCATCTGGGCCAGCCCCTGCACCCCTGACCACCTTCTACCCCACGCTCCAGCCAGATGCAGCCCCCAGTGCTCAGCTGGGAGAAACCCAGGCTGTGCCTACAGCTCCTGCTGCTCAGGCCACAGCCATCTCAGGCACTCCTGTGCGAGCCTCCAGTGCCCCAGGTGCTGAGCAACCCGCCTATGAGTGTAGCCACTGCCGCAAGACATTCAGCTCCCGGAAAAACTACACCAAGCACATGTTCATCCACTCTG GGGAGAAGCCACATCAGTGCGCTGTGTGTTGGCGATCCTTCTCGCTACGTGACTACCTGCTCAAGCATATGGTCACACACACTGGTGTGCGAGCCTTCCAGTGTGCAGTGTGTGCCAAGCGCTTCACTCAGAAGAGCTCACTCaatgtgcacatgcgcacacataggCCTGAACGTGCGCCCTGCCCTGCCTGTGGCAAAGTTTTCTCACACCGTGCACTGCTGGAGCGACACCTGGCAGCTCACCCTGCACCTTGA